The Anopheles gambiae chromosome 2, idAnoGambNW_F1_1, whole genome shotgun sequence genomic sequence cctttccctcctttccctcctttccctcctttccaacctatccctcctttccaaccgttccctcctttccctcctttcccacctttctctcctttccctcctttccctcctttccctcctttccctcctttccctcctttccctcctttccctcctttccctcctttccctcctttccctcctttccctcctttccctcctttccctcctttccctcctttccctcctctccctcctttccctcctttccctcctttccctcctttccctcctttccctcctttccctcctttccctcctttccaacctttccctcctttctctcctttccctcatttccctcctttccctcctttccctcctttcccacctttccctcctttccctcctttccctcctttccctcctttccctcctttccctcctttccctcctttccctcctttccctcctttccctcctttccctcctttccctcctttccctcctttccctcctttccctcctttccctcctttccctcctttccctcctttccctcctttccctcctttccctcctttccctcctttccctccttaccctccttttcctcctttccctcatttccctcctttccatcctttccctcctttccctcatttccctcctttccctcctttccctcctttccctcctttccatcctttccctcctcattcctttccctccttttcattctttccgtctgtcgcttacgataatttagctgtttggttgctcggagatgcctaatcccggaaacaatgtttgaaggtgtgtattgtggatctg encodes the following:
- the LOC133391380 gene encoding homeobox protein ESX1-like; the encoded protein is FPPFPPFPPFPPFPPFPPFPPFPPFPPFPPFPPFPPFPPFPPLPPFPPFPPFPPFPPFPPFPPFPPFQPFPPFSPFPHFPPFPPFPPFPPFPPFPPFPPFPPFPPFPPFPPFPPFPPFPPFPPFPPFPPFPPFPPFPPFPPFPPFPPFPPFPPFPPFPPY